A window of Acidobacteriota bacterium contains these coding sequences:
- a CDS encoding ABC transporter ATP-binding protein, which yields MAETPALAIENLKKSYGRLEAVSDLTLEVAAGEIYAFLGPNGAGKTTTLRTAAGLLLPDGGSIRICGEPVEADALPFRRLMAYVPDRPYLYERLTAWEYLDFLARVRGLREWQDRARSLLERFRLEAWAHQLVEGFSHGMRQKLVLVGALLHRPRLLMVDEPMVGLDPRSSRDVRDLFGELASEGTGLFLSTHSLDMAAEVAHRIGILHRGRLVAEGAFGELQTLASRPGSSLEDIFLTLTEEKWEEESRAGFGAS from the coding sequence ATGGCTGAGACCCCCGCCCTCGCCATCGAGAACTTGAAGAAGTCCTATGGTCGCCTGGAGGCCGTGTCCGACCTGACCCTCGAGGTGGCCGCGGGCGAAATCTACGCCTTTCTCGGTCCCAACGGAGCCGGCAAGACCACCACGCTTCGCACCGCGGCGGGGCTGCTCCTGCCGGACGGGGGCTCCATCCGGATCTGCGGAGAGCCGGTGGAGGCCGACGCCCTCCCGTTCCGCCGCCTCATGGCCTACGTTCCGGACCGGCCCTACTTGTACGAAAGGCTCACCGCCTGGGAATACCTCGATTTCCTGGCCCGTGTTCGGGGCCTTCGGGAATGGCAGGACAGGGCCCGGTCTCTTCTGGAGCGGTTTCGTCTCGAGGCCTGGGCCCACCAGCTCGTGGAGGGTTTCTCTCACGGGATGCGTCAGAAACTCGTCCTCGTCGGAGCCCTGCTTCACCGGCCGCGTCTGCTCATGGTGGACGAGCCCATGGTCGGGCTCGACCCGCGCTCCTCGAGGGACGTACGGGACCTCTTCGGGGAACTCGCCTCCGAGGGGACGGGCCTCTTCCTCTCCACCCACTCCCTTGACATGGCGGCGGAGGTGGCCCACCGCATCGGGATCCTGCACCGAGGCCGACTGGTGGCCGAGGGCGCCTTCGGCGAGCTCCAAACCTTGGCCAGCCGGCCGGGAAGCTCCCTGGAGGATATTTTTCTCACCCTCACGGAGGAGAAATGGGAGGAAGAATCACGAGCCGGATTCGGGGCCTCCTGA
- a CDS encoding GNAT family N-acetyltransferase, translating into MIEEPVIRSLGPKDVPAVHRLWTEAGLPYHPEGRDSAERMAEELASGGTLLLGAFVGASLAGVVLATDDGRKGWINRLAVAPPFRRMGLGARLIAACEEVFESRGRGIVACLIEDWNGPSLALFQREGYVLRKDIFYLRKVRAGEAW; encoded by the coding sequence GTGATCGAAGAACCCGTCATCAGGAGTCTGGGCCCCAAGGACGTGCCGGCGGTCCACCGGCTGTGGACCGAGGCGGGGCTGCCCTATCATCCCGAGGGGCGAGATTCGGCCGAGAGGATGGCGGAGGAACTGGCCTCGGGAGGGACGCTTCTTCTTGGGGCCTTTGTGGGGGCGTCGCTGGCCGGGGTGGTTCTGGCGACCGACGATGGGAGGAAAGGGTGGATCAACCGCCTCGCCGTGGCCCCGCCCTTCCGGAGGATGGGCCTCGGAGCGCGCCTCATCGCCGCCTGCGAGGAGGTCTTCGAAAGCCGGGGGCGCGGCATCGTCGCCTGCCTGATCGAAGATTGGAACGGCCCCAGCCTCGCCCTGTTTCAGCGCGAAGGGTACGTTCTCCGCAAGGACATCTTCTACCTCCGAAAGGTCCGGGCCGGAGAGGCCTGGTAG
- a CDS encoding HD domain-containing protein, producing the protein MDAMRLAQLTEGSEFRGVLWLVSGQVRQTKSGDPYWEGVFQDASGSLPSKLWDSFEGKKGRVQKYLDLLRPGRALKVWARVDAFQGALQLTIGAVEPLEGEEADPGLFSPRSRRSDAEMDEEFDKILSRMKDRDWGRLLKAFRADPIFAAFRRAPAAKSIHHAWVGGLMEHSLSLARGVRALAPNYPGLDVDFLLCACFLHDAGKALEISSDPGFDYTTDGKLLGHIHMGARLAERLCDSLPGFSSEKRRHLVHVVLSHQGERSEGFGSPVDPQTPEAVFFHHLDNLDAKVQNCLTVLDRAGENGGPFTSGRDNPLRKSYYRIRPAGASEEEDTSGPKRKVGRSDDEGGADPQPRLW; encoded by the coding sequence ATGGACGCCATGCGCCTGGCCCAGCTCACCGAAGGAAGCGAGTTCCGCGGGGTCCTCTGGCTCGTCTCAGGGCAGGTCCGCCAAACGAAATCCGGGGATCCCTACTGGGAGGGCGTTTTTCAAGACGCATCGGGGAGCCTGCCTTCGAAGCTGTGGGACAGCTTCGAGGGAAAGAAGGGCCGCGTCCAGAAATACCTGGACCTTCTCCGGCCCGGGCGCGCCCTGAAGGTGTGGGCCCGGGTGGACGCGTTTCAAGGGGCCCTTCAGCTCACCATCGGCGCGGTAGAGCCCCTGGAAGGAGAAGAGGCGGACCCGGGGCTCTTTTCACCCCGAAGCCGTCGCTCCGACGCCGAGATGGACGAGGAGTTCGACAAGATCCTCTCCCGCATGAAGGACCGGGATTGGGGCAGGCTCCTGAAGGCTTTCCGGGCGGATCCGATTTTCGCCGCCTTTCGGCGGGCGCCCGCCGCCAAGTCCATCCACCATGCCTGGGTGGGCGGCTTGATGGAGCACTCCCTGAGCCTCGCCCGGGGCGTGAGAGCCCTTGCGCCGAACTACCCCGGCCTGGATGTGGACTTCCTGCTCTGCGCCTGCTTCCTTCACGATGCGGGGAAAGCCCTGGAAATCTCCAGCGACCCGGGGTTCGATTACACCACAGACGGAAAGCTCCTCGGCCACATTCACATGGGCGCTCGCCTGGCGGAGCGGCTCTGCGATTCCCTGCCGGGCTTCTCCTCGGAGAAGAGGAGGCACCTCGTTCACGTGGTCCTGAGCCACCAGGGGGAACGCTCCGAGGGATTCGGGAGTCCCGTGGACCCGCAGACCCCGGAGGCCGTCTTTTTCCATCACCTGGACAACCTCGACGCCAAGGTCCAGAACTGCCTGACGGTGCTGGATCGCGCGGGGGAGAACGGGGGTCCGTTCACTTCGGGGCGGGACAACCCCCTGAGAAAAAGCTACTACCGCATCCGGCCGGCGGGCGCCTCCGAGGAGGAGGACACCTCCGGACCGAAGAGAAAGGTGGGCCGGAGCGATGACGAAGGGGGCGCCGATCCCCAACCCAGGCTCTGGTGA
- a CDS encoding 4Fe-4S dicluster domain-containing protein, which translates to MGEKVDRAGFLRRLFFVDSGTQAARALRGEGSYPTGRIPFTFLRPPGAPLEPQFLSRCTRCDLCREACPEKILVPAQEPLMGRGTPVIDPDLGPCTLCLKCVEACPDGALLLDEDRRMGKAVWHAETCLSSRIVACVKCVEACPVGPSAIQILPGKGVEIYPDGCTGCGFCVRACPTEPRSLHLQGRPPMPLRGHPPVPTRRHG; encoded by the coding sequence ATGGGCGAGAAGGTGGACCGTGCCGGGTTTCTCCGCCGGCTCTTCTTCGTGGATTCGGGGACCCAGGCGGCCAGAGCCCTTCGCGGCGAGGGGTCCTATCCCACCGGGCGCATTCCCTTCACATTCCTCCGCCCCCCCGGAGCCCCGCTCGAGCCCCAGTTTCTCTCTCGATGCACCCGCTGCGACTTGTGCCGCGAAGCCTGCCCGGAGAAGATCCTCGTACCCGCCCAGGAGCCGCTCATGGGGAGAGGCACGCCCGTCATCGATCCGGACCTCGGGCCCTGCACGCTCTGCCTCAAGTGCGTGGAGGCCTGCCCCGACGGGGCGCTTCTCCTCGACGAGGACCGCCGCATGGGAAAGGCGGTCTGGCATGCCGAGACGTGCCTATCCTCCCGAATCGTCGCGTGCGTGAAATGCGTCGAGGCCTGTCCCGTGGGTCCTTCGGCCATCCAGATCCTTCCCGGAAAGGGCGTGGAGATCTACCCCGACGGCTGCACCGGCTGCGGTTTCTGCGTCCGGGCCTGTCCCACGGAGCCCAGGAGCCTTCACCTTCAAGGCCGCCCGCCCATGCCGCTCCGCGGCCATCCTCCGGTTCCGACGAGGCGCCATGGCTGA
- a CDS encoding patatin-like phospholipase family protein — MGGRITSRIRGLLKPRVALVLGGGGARGFAHLGVLKVLEQEKVPVDLIVGCSAGALIGTLYAFSGSTEAAERGLVEFSHSPGFSDGHYRDIQAIVPLAGGEKRGLFSRLHRAYKMASFFASTLLKESFVHPKEFERNVAAVIPDRRLEESPIPLAIVATDLKTGEEVVLREGPARLAVQASSAIAGVFPPVQVGRRDLVDGGFVDKVPVEVAIRLGADVVLAVNVGLDVDRNGDVQKRGATISARANAIMSEALTEIQTRFADVLICPDVQSVHWADFRSVERAVPLGEAAARKAMPQVRKALRRGWRRKLVRIVGRWPRRTVVFRPLSPSFTPALPEAPPAPAETDRAPHAEAAPAAAPNSPPKAR; from the coding sequence ATGGGAGGAAGAATCACGAGCCGGATTCGGGGCCTCCTGAAGCCCCGCGTGGCCCTCGTCCTCGGCGGAGGAGGAGCCCGCGGCTTCGCCCACCTCGGCGTGCTCAAGGTGCTCGAGCAGGAGAAGGTCCCCGTGGACCTCATCGTGGGATGCAGCGCCGGAGCGCTCATCGGCACGCTGTACGCCTTCTCGGGCTCCACCGAGGCCGCCGAACGGGGGCTGGTGGAGTTCTCCCATTCACCTGGCTTTTCCGACGGACACTACCGGGACATCCAGGCCATCGTCCCGCTGGCCGGGGGCGAAAAGCGCGGCCTCTTCAGCCGACTCCACAGGGCCTACAAGATGGCCTCCTTCTTCGCCTCCACCCTCCTCAAGGAATCCTTCGTCCATCCGAAGGAGTTCGAGCGAAATGTGGCCGCGGTCATTCCCGACAGGCGCCTGGAGGAGTCCCCCATACCCCTCGCCATCGTCGCGACGGACCTGAAGACGGGTGAGGAGGTCGTCCTCCGGGAGGGTCCGGCGCGTCTGGCGGTCCAGGCCTCCTCGGCCATCGCGGGCGTCTTCCCGCCCGTCCAGGTCGGTCGCCGCGACCTCGTGGACGGCGGCTTCGTCGACAAGGTCCCCGTGGAGGTCGCCATCCGCCTGGGCGCCGACGTGGTCCTCGCGGTCAACGTGGGCCTGGATGTGGATCGAAACGGGGACGTTCAGAAGCGCGGGGCGACCATTTCGGCCCGGGCCAACGCCATCATGTCCGAGGCGCTTACGGAGATTCAGACTCGCTTCGCCGACGTGCTCATCTGCCCCGACGTCCAGTCCGTCCACTGGGCGGATTTTCGCTCCGTCGAACGCGCGGTCCCCCTTGGGGAGGCCGCCGCCCGGAAAGCCATGCCTCAGGTCCGAAAGGCCCTTCGACGAGGCTGGCGAAGGAAGTTGGTTCGAATCGTTGGCCGCTGGCCGAGGCGCACCGTCGTCTTTCGACCCCTCTCCCCTTCCTTCACACCCGCCCTTCCGGAGGCGCCTCCGGCGCCGGCAGAGACGGATCGGGCCCCACACGCCGAGGCGGCCCCTGCGGCGGCGCCGAACTCCCCTCCGAAGGCACGCTGA
- a CDS encoding PAS domain S-box protein produces the protein MKAGLRGYFRGSRLPASLAGLAAGVFLLGACGLLWVGYLSPRVERHHAQTPPASPEHPPEGARLERAAFLAIGFLLSVTGGLAAYLLVNRQRRLEAHIAMAVRDARELNEKLEAQLAARREMEARFTAFMNHLPGMAFIRDPQGRYVWTSGGWSRETGLSSEEVSGLSPSAVFPDVVARDFLDLDRRVLEERRVLRQEFALPGPDGYKFWTETVFPIPVPGGTGPLVGGIALDITVLKRAQTELKESERRHRELFEGSLAGVFSTTVEGEILACNDALARMFGLSSAEEVKKHSAWEGYFDLDARRAFLDVLRASGSVEGHEMAVRKVDGTNLWILVSAKLERDARDRLVVSGTAVDITERKRAEKALQESEACFQAFLARVPGVVFIRDADGRYVYVNEAWEVLSGRRAEEVLGKTPADLFPSEVADRILEEDAQTLAGRVQVWEEEPEEINGRTRYFFCSKFPLPCGEGRPPRVAGISIDITDRKEAQEALRAFVDHIPGPAFLRDAEGRYVYVNEAWERLMHLERSQVLGRTPRDLFPPSLAEPIEEEDRDALAGRLLEWQEEAQEFDGEIRYFSCAKFPLGEVRGGNPLVGGISVDVTDRRRALDALRESERYFRDLFECAHDPILIFDPDTEVILDANQRAVEVYGFSREELVGLSLETITLDVPRGKDAIRRTMAAGAYLDYQTTHRRKDGRLLHIEANAAVISFRGRPAILSIARDVTRRREVERALADSERRYRLLFERNLAGVYRARLDGSLIECNQAFARLFGFDSPEEAVAASNHQFTARREDFEAFRTRLLQDGAVTDHEVRTRRKDGALFRILENAVLVREPDQEPYFEGTLIDITGQRRRAQLEARARQLEALGKIAQGLAHEVRNPLFAIQVNLSALRRLIQASPEGERHADLMNENVQRLDRLMRTMMELSLSVAPEEIESISLGPLVQQAVQDARSQEPEKAARVHVHVDLPQPSPAFWAAPKKVALALSHVVANALAASPDGDPVDLQARVKDGQVHFRVEDSGHGIPTSDMERIFEPFFTTRQGRSGLGLTLARHYAHIHGGSLTGRNNGGRGATFVLQIPLDCRPSPPLDA, from the coding sequence ATGAAAGCAGGACTCCGAGGATACTTCAGAGGGTCACGCCTCCCCGCCTCCTTGGCGGGCCTTGCGGCAGGCGTCTTCCTCCTCGGAGCCTGCGGGCTCCTATGGGTCGGGTACCTGTCTCCTCGCGTGGAACGGCACCACGCCCAGACCCCACCCGCCTCGCCGGAACACCCGCCGGAGGGAGCCAGGCTCGAGCGTGCGGCCTTCCTCGCCATCGGATTTCTCCTCTCGGTGACGGGAGGACTCGCCGCGTACCTTCTCGTGAACCGCCAGCGAAGGCTGGAGGCGCACATCGCGATGGCCGTGCGCGACGCCCGAGAACTGAACGAGAAGCTGGAGGCTCAGCTCGCGGCACGGCGCGAGATGGAGGCGCGCTTCACGGCGTTCATGAACCACCTGCCCGGAATGGCCTTCATCCGGGACCCTCAGGGCCGCTATGTTTGGACCAGCGGTGGCTGGTCCCGGGAAACGGGCCTTTCTTCGGAGGAGGTCTCGGGGCTCTCACCTTCGGCGGTCTTTCCGGACGTGGTGGCCCGGGACTTCCTCGATCTCGACCGGAGGGTCCTGGAGGAGCGCAGGGTGCTCCGACAGGAGTTCGCCCTCCCGGGACCGGACGGGTACAAGTTCTGGACGGAGACCGTCTTTCCCATCCCCGTGCCCGGCGGAACCGGACCCCTCGTGGGCGGGATCGCTCTCGACATCACGGTCCTCAAGCGAGCCCAGACCGAGCTGAAGGAATCCGAGCGCCGCCACCGCGAGCTCTTCGAAGGAAGCCTCGCGGGCGTCTTCTCCACCACCGTCGAAGGGGAGATCCTCGCCTGCAACGACGCCCTGGCACGCATGTTCGGCTTGTCCTCGGCGGAGGAAGTAAAAAAGCACTCGGCCTGGGAAGGGTACTTCGACCTCGACGCGCGCCGGGCCTTCCTCGACGTTCTGCGCGCCTCCGGTTCCGTGGAAGGCCACGAAATGGCCGTCCGCAAGGTGGACGGCACCAACCTCTGGATCCTCGTGAGCGCCAAACTGGAAAGAGACGCGAGGGATCGCTTGGTCGTGTCCGGAACCGCGGTGGACATCACGGAGCGCAAGCGCGCCGAGAAGGCGCTTCAGGAATCCGAGGCGTGCTTTCAGGCTTTCCTGGCCCGGGTTCCCGGCGTTGTCTTCATTCGCGACGCGGACGGGCGTTACGTATATGTGAACGAAGCCTGGGAGGTCCTGAGCGGACGGCGCGCCGAGGAGGTCCTGGGGAAGACGCCCGCGGACCTCTTCCCCAGTGAAGTGGCTGACCGAATCCTCGAGGAGGACGCGCAGACCCTGGCGGGCCGGGTCCAGGTCTGGGAGGAGGAGCCCGAAGAGATCAACGGTCGAACCCGGTACTTCTTCTGCTCCAAATTCCCGCTTCCCTGCGGCGAAGGACGCCCCCCGAGGGTGGCGGGCATCAGCATCGACATCACCGACCGCAAGGAGGCCCAGGAGGCCCTCCGCGCCTTCGTGGACCATATCCCGGGCCCCGCATTCCTCCGCGACGCCGAAGGAAGGTACGTCTACGTGAACGAGGCATGGGAGCGTCTCATGCACCTGGAGAGGTCACAAGTATTGGGCAGGACTCCCAGGGACCTCTTCCCGCCCAGCCTGGCGGAACCGATCGAAGAAGAAGATCGAGACGCCCTCGCGGGCCGCCTCCTTGAATGGCAGGAGGAAGCCCAGGAATTCGATGGCGAGATCCGGTACTTCTCCTGCGCCAAATTTCCCCTCGGAGAGGTCCGCGGTGGAAACCCCCTCGTCGGCGGCATTTCGGTGGATGTGACCGACCGGCGGCGGGCCCTGGACGCCCTCCGAGAATCGGAACGCTACTTCCGCGACCTCTTCGAGTGCGCCCACGACCCCATCTTGATCTTCGATCCCGACACGGAGGTCATCCTGGACGCGAACCAGCGCGCCGTCGAAGTCTACGGCTTCTCCAGGGAAGAGCTGGTGGGGCTTTCCCTGGAGACGATCACCCTGGACGTTCCTCGGGGGAAGGACGCCATCCGGCGGACCATGGCCGCGGGGGCCTATCTGGATTACCAGACGACGCACAGGCGAAAGGACGGCCGTCTTCTGCACATCGAGGCCAACGCGGCGGTCATCTCCTTTCGGGGGCGTCCCGCCATCCTCTCCATCGCCCGGGACGTGACCCGCCGGCGCGAAGTCGAGCGGGCGCTGGCGGACTCGGAGAGGAGGTACCGCCTCCTCTTCGAAAGGAACCTGGCCGGGGTATACCGGGCGCGCCTGGATGGTTCCCTCATCGAGTGCAACCAGGCCTTTGCCCGCCTCTTCGGATTCGACTCACCGGAGGAAGCGGTGGCCGCCTCGAATCACCAGTTCACGGCCCGGAGGGAGGATTTCGAGGCCTTCCGGACGAGGCTCCTTCAGGACGGCGCCGTCACCGACCACGAAGTGCGGACTCGCCGCAAGGACGGCGCCCTCTTCCGCATCCTGGAAAACGCCGTCCTGGTGCGCGAGCCGGACCAGGAGCCCTACTTCGAGGGCACCCTCATCGACATTACGGGCCAGAGGCGGCGGGCGCAGCTGGAAGCACGCGCCCGGCAGCTCGAGGCCCTCGGCAAGATCGCCCAGGGACTCGCTCACGAGGTCCGGAATCCTCTCTTCGCCATCCAGGTGAACCTTTCGGCCCTCCGTCGGCTCATCCAGGCCTCGCCCGAAGGCGAACGGCACGCGGATCTGATGAACGAGAACGTCCAGCGTCTGGACCGCCTCATGCGGACCATGATGGAGTTGAGCCTCTCGGTGGCGCCCGAGGAGATTGAATCCATTTCCCTCGGCCCCCTCGTGCAACAGGCCGTCCAGGACGCGCGCTCCCAGGAACCCGAGAAGGCCGCGCGGGTGCACGTCCACGTGGATCTCCCCCAACCTTCCCCTGCCTTCTGGGCGGCACCCAAGAAGGTCGCCCTGGCCCTATCCCACGTGGTCGCCAATGCGTTGGCCGCCTCCCCGGACGGCGATCCGGTGGACCTCCAGGCGCGAGTGAAGGACGGGCAGGTCCACTTTCGCGTCGAAGACAGCGGTCATGGAATCCCGACCTCGGATATGGAGCGGATATTCGAGCCCTTCTTTACGACCCGGCAGGGACGTTCCGGCCTGGGGCTGACCCTGGCCCGCCACTACGCTCACATCCACGGGGGATCGCTCACCGGGCGGAACAACGGCGGCCGCGGGGCCACTTTCGTCCTTCAGATCCCCTTGGATTGCCGCCCTTCCCCGCCGCTGGACGCCTAA
- a CDS encoding DEAD/DEAH box helicase: MPDQPRAGCRSFLWEPASDPRFRENVRATFDLPASPGGMEEPPAALRGELRAGLARAGMKSLFSHQVRGLQGLFAGRDLMVSTPTASGKSLVYQLYALHAWLENPARRFLFLYPYKALAQDQCAKINDFAETLGMTGFRAAVYDGDTGSAQRKVLQKDPPPVLITNPDMLHLAFLAFRENWEGWFRRLALVVLDEAHVYRGIFGANVHHLLWRLGRVLDRAGADARWVATSATLSDSAGFFRTLTGREALVLEESGAPRPPRRLHLLATEGSPYTLAVEVMDRLLREGRRTLTFTKARRVTELLYSWLCQRDRSYRKTVSSYRAGFLPSERRRIEAAFFDGSLRGVVSTSAMEVGIDVGGLDACVLVGYPGSLVSLFQRMGRAGRGGEEAAVFLIAMPDALDQYFVTHPDRLLNRPLEEAVLDPENPLLWPPHFLCAAREAPLREEEFAAGGLRRHVLEDLAEAGDLVLDAEGTSWHTLHRSPHRDLSLRGIGESYRIVDPSGKAIGTVDGVRVHRECHVGAVYLHQGQSYEIVALSHKDLKAVAKISDADYYTEARGDKETEILEVRDRRTTGPAELFLGRLKVTEHITSYVKKSLSGGETLSEHPLQAPPIVFETEGFWVVLPPGSEPAAAGRGLHFMGGIHAFEHALIGIFPLRALSDRWDLGGISYPLHPQTGGPAVFVYDGYPGGVGLCRKGFGVFEELLQTTADLLRDCPCETGCPGCIQSPKCGSGNKPLDKEGARLVCSILLGKEDLDPGEGHPTTPPTSAGATRQGSPPGPAPGRLVFDLETQRLAAEVGGWGHIAAMRLALAVTWDLDRDRWRTYFEEEADALVEDLLAAPLVVGFNVDGFDLAVLQPYTEQDLHKVKTLDLLKALRKKMGFRVSLASLGEANFGEGKSADGVQSVAWFREGRFDLIEAYCRQDVALTGRLFLKGLQDGYVLVRDRSGSLLRIPVNGWGLEDTRMTPP; the protein is encoded by the coding sequence ATGCCCGACCAGCCCCGCGCCGGTTGCCGCTCCTTCCTCTGGGAGCCCGCCTCGGATCCCCGGTTTCGAGAGAACGTGAGGGCCACCTTCGACCTCCCCGCCTCACCGGGGGGCATGGAGGAGCCTCCGGCCGCCTTGCGCGGGGAACTGCGGGCCGGTCTGGCCCGTGCGGGGATGAAGAGCCTCTTCTCCCACCAGGTCCGGGGGCTTCAGGGTCTCTTCGCCGGCCGGGATCTCATGGTCAGCACGCCCACCGCCAGCGGAAAGAGCCTCGTATATCAGCTCTACGCCCTCCACGCCTGGCTCGAGAATCCCGCGCGACGCTTTCTCTTCCTATACCCGTACAAAGCCCTCGCCCAGGACCAGTGCGCCAAGATCAACGACTTTGCGGAGACGCTCGGCATGACCGGGTTTCGGGCCGCGGTCTACGACGGGGACACGGGAAGCGCGCAACGGAAGGTCCTCCAAAAGGACCCGCCGCCCGTCCTCATCACGAATCCTGACATGCTCCACCTGGCGTTCCTGGCCTTCCGGGAGAATTGGGAGGGATGGTTCCGGCGCCTGGCTCTGGTGGTTCTCGACGAGGCGCACGTGTACCGTGGCATCTTCGGGGCCAACGTCCACCACCTTCTGTGGAGGTTGGGCCGCGTCCTGGACCGTGCGGGCGCCGACGCACGGTGGGTGGCCACCTCCGCCACGCTGTCCGATTCCGCCGGCTTTTTTCGAACCCTCACCGGGCGGGAGGCCCTCGTCCTGGAAGAGAGCGGGGCCCCGCGTCCCCCCCGCCGTCTTCACCTGCTCGCCACTGAAGGGAGCCCCTACACCCTGGCCGTGGAGGTCATGGACCGTCTTTTACGGGAGGGGAGGAGGACACTCACCTTCACCAAGGCCCGACGAGTCACCGAACTTCTGTATTCGTGGCTCTGCCAGAGAGACCGGTCCTACCGGAAGACGGTCTCCTCCTACCGCGCCGGATTCCTCCCCTCCGAAAGGAGGCGCATCGAGGCCGCCTTTTTCGACGGCTCCCTCCGAGGGGTTGTGAGCACCTCCGCCATGGAGGTGGGCATTGACGTGGGCGGGCTCGATGCGTGCGTCCTCGTGGGGTACCCAGGGTCCCTCGTCTCCCTTTTTCAGCGCATGGGCCGGGCGGGACGCGGGGGGGAAGAGGCGGCGGTCTTCCTCATCGCCATGCCCGACGCCTTGGACCAGTACTTCGTGACGCACCCGGACCGCCTGCTGAACCGGCCCCTGGAGGAGGCCGTTCTCGATCCCGAGAACCCCTTGCTCTGGCCTCCCCACTTCCTCTGCGCGGCGCGCGAGGCACCCCTGAGGGAGGAGGAGTTCGCCGCCGGGGGACTCCGCCGGCACGTCCTGGAGGACCTGGCTGAAGCGGGCGACCTCGTCCTGGATGCGGAGGGTACGTCCTGGCACACGCTCCATCGCTCGCCCCACCGCGACTTGAGCCTCAGGGGAATCGGAGAGAGTTACCGGATCGTCGATCCCTCGGGAAAGGCCATCGGAACGGTGGACGGAGTTCGAGTCCACCGGGAGTGCCACGTCGGAGCGGTGTACCTCCACCAGGGCCAGAGCTACGAAATCGTGGCCCTCTCGCACAAGGACTTGAAGGCGGTGGCCAAAATCTCCGATGCGGACTACTACACCGAGGCTCGGGGAGACAAGGAAACCGAAATCCTGGAGGTCCGGGATCGCCGGACGACGGGGCCGGCGGAGCTGTTCCTGGGGCGCCTCAAGGTCACGGAGCACATCACTTCGTACGTGAAGAAGAGCCTGAGTGGAGGGGAGACCCTGTCGGAACATCCCCTCCAAGCCCCCCCCATCGTCTTCGAGACCGAGGGATTCTGGGTGGTCCTTCCCCCCGGGTCGGAGCCCGCCGCGGCGGGGAGAGGTCTCCATTTCATGGGAGGCATCCACGCCTTCGAGCATGCCCTCATCGGCATCTTCCCCCTAAGGGCCCTTTCGGACCGGTGGGACCTCGGAGGCATATCCTACCCTCTTCACCCCCAGACGGGCGGACCCGCCGTATTTGTCTACGACGGGTATCCGGGCGGGGTGGGCCTGTGCAGAAAGGGGTTCGGCGTCTTCGAGGAACTCCTTCAGACGACCGCCGACCTCCTTCGGGATTGTCCTTGCGAAACCGGGTGCCCTGGGTGCATCCAATCGCCCAAGTGCGGGTCCGGCAACAAGCCGCTCGACAAGGAAGGGGCGCGTCTCGTCTGCTCCATCCTCCTGGGGAAGGAGGACCTGGATCCTGGGGAGGGACACCCCACCACGCCCCCCACCTCGGCCGGCGCGACAAGGCAGGGGAGCCCCCCTGGCCCAGCTCCCGGGCGACTGGTCTTCGATCTCGAAACCCAGCGCCTCGCCGCCGAAGTGGGCGGGTGGGGGCACATAGCGGCCATGCGCCTGGCCCTGGCGGTAACCTGGGACCTGGACCGAGACCGTTGGCGGACCTATTTCGAGGAAGAGGCCGACGCGCTCGTGGAAGACCTGCTCGCGGCGCCGCTGGTGGTGGGCTTCAATGTGGACGGATTCGACCTGGCGGTCCTCCAGCCCTACACGGAACAAGATCTTCACAAGGTCAAGACCCTGGACCTGTTGAAGGCTCTGAGGAAGAAGATGGGCTTCCGGGTTTCCCTCGCCTCCCTTGGAGAGGCCAACTTCGGCGAGGGCAAGAGCGCCGACGGCGTGCAGTCGGTGGCCTGGTTCAGGGAGGGCCGCTTCGACCTCATCGAAGCCTATTGCAGACAGGACGTCGCGCTGACGGGGCGCCTCTTCCTGAAGGGCCTTCAGGATGGGTACGTCCTCGTCCGCGACCGCTCCGGCAGCCTGCTCCGCATCCCCGTGAACGGATGGGGATTGGAGGACACGCGAATGACGCCCCCTTAG
- a CDS encoding sulfurtransferase TusA family protein, which translates to MTKGAPIPNPGSGDALLDCLGLLCPLPVVRAAEALKALAPGQLLEVLADDQGVKADFPAFCRGAGHEWEGFLQEGRAIRSFIRKKR; encoded by the coding sequence ATGACGAAGGGGGCGCCGATCCCCAACCCAGGCTCTGGTGACGCGCTTCTCGATTGCCTGGGCCTTCTTTGCCCTCTCCCCGTTGTCCGGGCCGCGGAGGCGTTGAAGGCCCTGGCGCCGGGCCAGCTGCTCGAAGTTCTGGCGGACGATCAGGGCGTCAAGGCGGATTTCCCGGCTTTTTGCAGGGGCGCGGGGCACGAGTGGGAAGGGTTCCTCCAGGAGGGCCGCGCGATCCGGTCCTTTATCCGGAAGAAGCGGTGA